The following proteins are co-located in the Camarhynchus parvulus chromosome 17, STF_HiC, whole genome shotgun sequence genome:
- the KCNT1 gene encoding potassium channel subfamily T member 1 isoform X2 has product MPFSGEERSLQGIYKPAEGRPVCSECYTNRSFVYDDGSAHRLSSPGGCGGGDGGGSRKSGVILDIASLKMTELESEVLPLPPRYRFRDLLLGDQSFQSDDRVQVEFYVNENTFKERLKLFFIKNQRSSLRIRLFNFSLKLLTCLLYIVRVLLDNPEEGIGCWECEKQNYTAFNQSTNINWSHIFWVDRKTPLWAVQVSIALISFLETMLLTYLSYKGNIWEQIFRISFILEMINTVPFIITIFWPPLRNLFIPVFLNCWLAKYALENMINDLHRAIQRTQSAMFNQVLILICTLLCLVFTGTCGIQHLERAGEKLSLFKSFYFCIVTFSTVGYGDVTPKIWPSQLLVVIMICVALVVLPLQFEELVYLWMERQKSGGNYSRHRAQTEKHVVLCVSSLKIDLLMDFLNEFYAHPRLQDYYVVILCPTEMDIQVRRVLQIPLWSQRVIYLQGSALKDQDLMRAKMDNGEACFILSSRNEVDRTAADHQTILRAWAVKDFAPNCPLYVQILKPENKFHVKFADHVVCEEECKYAMLALNCVCPATSTLITLLVHTSRGQEGQESPEQWQRMYGRCSGNEVYHIRMGDSKFFMEYEGKSFTYAAFHAHKKYGVCLIGIRREENKSILLNPGPRHIMAASDTCFYINITKEENSAFIFKQEEKQKKKGFAGRGSYDGPSRLPVHSIIASMVAMDLQNTECRPANSSKLALPAENGSGTRRPSIAPVLELADTSSLLPCDLLSDQSEDEMTQSDEEGSAVLEYVKGYPPNSPYIGSSPTLCHLLPEKAPFCCLRLDKGCKHNSFEDAKAYGFKNKLIIVSAETAGNGLYNFIVPLRAYYRSRKELNPIVLLLDNKPEHHFLEAICCFPMVYYMEGTIDNLDSLLQCGIIYADNLVVVDKESTMSAEEDYMADAKTIVNVQTMFRLFPSLSIITELTHPSNMRFMQFRAKDSYSLALSKLEKRERENGSNLAFMFRLPFAAGRVFSISMLDTLLYQSFVKDYMITITRLLLGLDTTPGSGYLCAMKITEDDLWIRTYGRLFQKLCSSSAEIPIGIYRTESHMFATSEPHDIRAQSQISINVEDCEDTKDVKEHWGIKTSHHRNSCSSDQSEHPLLRRKSMQWARRLSRKGNKHSSKTAEWISQQRLSLYRRSERQELSELVKNRMKHLGLPTTGYEDVANLTASDVMNRVNLGYLQDEMNDHQNTLSYVLINPPPDTRLELNDIVYLIRSDPLAHVANDGHSRKSSCSNKLGSGNPETRDETQL; this is encoded by the exons GGTGCAGGTCGAGTTCTACGTGAATGAAAACACCTTCAAGGAGCGGCTGAAGCTCTTCTTCATCAAAAACCAGCGATCGA GCCTGAGGATCCGGCTCTTCAACTTCTCCCTGAAGCTGCTGACGTGCCTGCTGTACATCGTGCGAGTGCTGCTGGACAACCCCGAGGAGGGCATCGGCTG CTGGGAATGTGAGAAGCAGAATTACACAGCCTTCAACCAGTCCACCAACATCAACTG GTCCCACATCTTTTGGGTGGACAGGAAAACCCCTCTGTGGGCCGTGCAG gtcaGCATCGCCCTCATCAGCTTCCTGGAGACCATGCTGCTCACCTATCTCAGCTACAAG GGGAACATCTGGGAGCAGATTTTTCGCATTTCCTTCATCCTGGAGATGATCAACACGGTGCCGTTCATCATCACG ATATTCTGGCCTCCTTTGCGGAATTTGTTCATTCCTGTGTTTCTGAACTGCTGGCTGGCCAAGTACGCCCTGGAGAACATGATT AACGATCTGCACCGAGCCATCCAAAGGACACAGTCAGCAATGTTCAACCAGGTGCTCATCCTCATCTGCACCCTCCTGTGTCTCGTTTTCACGGG gacctgcGGCATCCAGCACTTAGAAAGAGCAGGTGAGAAGCTCTCCCTCTTCAAGTCCTTCTATTTCTGCATCGTCACCTTTTCCACCGTGGGCTACGGAGACGTGACACCAAAGATCTGGCCTTCCCAGCTGCTCGTGGTGATCATGATCTGCGTGGCCCTGGTGGTGCTGCCTCTCCAG TTCGAGGAGCTGGTGTACCTGTGGATGGAGCGGCAGAAGTCGGGGGGCAACTACAGCCGGCACCGCGCGCAGACCGAGAAGCACGTGGTGCTGTGCGTCAGCTCCCTCAAGATCGACCTCCTCATGGACTTCCTCAACGAGTTCTACGCCCACCCTCGCCTGCAG GATTACTACGTGGTGATCCTGTGCCCCACGGAGATGGACATCCAGGTGCGGCGCGTGCTGCAGATCCCCCTGTGGTCCCAGAGGGTCATCTAcctccagggctctgcactCAAGGACCAGGACCTGATGAGAGCCAA GATGGACAATGGAGAAGCTTGCTTCATCCTCAGCAGCCGGAACGAGGTGGACAGAACAGCAGCT GACCACCAGACCATCCTGAGGGCCTGGGCTGTCAAAGACTTTGCTCCAAACTGTCCTCTCTACGTTCAGATCTTAAagccagaaaataaattccatgtCAAGTTTGCAg ATCACGTTGTGTGTGAGGAGGAGTGCAAATACGCCATGCTGGCCCTGAACTGTGTCTGCCCTGCCACCTCCACCCTCATCACGCTGCTGGTGCACACCTCCCGTGGCCA gGAGGGCCAGGAGTCTCCGGAGCAGTGGCAGCGGATGTACGGGCGCTGCTCGGGCAATGAGGTCTATCACATCCGCATGGGGGACAGCAAGTTCTTCATGGAGTACGAGGGCAAGAGCTTCACCTACGCCGCCTTCCACGCGCACAAGAA GTACGGTGTCTGCCTGATCGGCATCCGCAGGGAGGAGAACAAGAGCATCCTGCTGAACCCCGGCCCCAGGCACATCATGGCAGCCTCGGACACCTGCTTCTACATCAACATCACCAAGGAGGAGAACTCTGCCTTCATCTTcaagcaggaggagaagcagaagaagaagggCTTTGCGGGCAGGGGCAGCTACGACGGCCCCTCCCGGCTGCCCGTGCACAGCATCATCGCCAGCATGG TGGCCATGGACCTGCAGAACACCGAGTGCCGCCCTGCCAACAGCAGCAAGCTGGCCCTGCCTGCCGAGAACGGCTCGGGCACGCGCCGGCCCAGCATCGCCCcggtgctggagctggctgacacctcctccctgctgccctgcgACCTCCTCAGCGACCAGTCCGAGGACGAGATGACGCAGTCGGATGAGGAGGGCTCGGCAGTGCTCGA gtaCGTGAAGGGCTACCCCCCAAACTCGCCCTACATCGGGAGCTCCCCgaccctgtgccacctcctgcccgAGAAAGCCCCGTTCTGCTGCCTGAGGCTGGACAAG GGCTGCAAACACAACAGCTTTGAGGACGCCAAGGCCTACGGGTTCAAGAACAAGCTGATCATCGTTTCTGCAGAGACAGCGGGGAACGGCCTCTACAACTTCATCGTCCCGCTGCGCGCCTACTACCGCTCCCGCAAGGAGCTCAACCCCAtcgtgctgctgctggacaaCAA GCCTGAGCACCACTTTCTGGAGGCCATCTGCTGTTTCCCCATGGTTTACTACATGGAGGGCACCATTGACAA CCTGGACAGTTTGCTGCAGTGTGGCATCATCTACGCTGACAACTTGGTGGTGGTGGACAAGGAGAGCACCATGAGTGCCGAGGAGGACTACATGGCAGATGCCAAGACCATTGTCAACGTCCAGACCATGTTCAG GCTCTTCCCCAGCCTCAGCATTATCACGGAGCTGACCCACCCCTCCAACATGAGGTTCATGCAGTTCAGAGCAAAGGACAGTTACTCTCTGGCCCTTTCCAAGCTAGAAAAG AGAGAGCGAGAGAAcggctccaacctggccttcatGTTCCGGCTGCCCTTCGCCGCCGGGAGAGTCTTCAGCATCAGCATGTTGGACACGCTGCTCTACCAG TCATTCGTGAAGGATTACATGATCACCATCACTCGGCTGCTGCTGGGCCTCGACACCACGCCGGGCTCCGGGTACCTCTGTGCG ATGAAGATCACTGAGGACGACCTGTGGATCCGGACGTACGGACGCCTGTTCCAgaagctctgctcctccagtgCCGAGATCCCCATTGGGATCTACAGGACGGAGTCGCACATGTTCGCCACCTCCGAG ccccacgACATCCGAGCGCAG TCACAGATCTCAATCAATGTTGAGGACTGCGAGGACACCAAGGATGTCAAGGAGCACTGGGGCATCAAGACGAGCCACCACCGCAACTCGTGCTCCAGCGACCAGTCCGAGCACCCCCTGCTGCGGCGCAAGAGCATGCAGTGGGCGCGGCGGCTCAGCAGGAAGGGCAACAAGCACTCCAGCAAGACGGCCGAGTGGATCAGCCAGCAGCGCCTCAGCCTGTACCGCCGCTCCGAGCGCCAGGAGCTCTCCGAGCTCGTCAAGAACCGTATGAAGCACCTGGGCCTGCCCACCACCGGGTACG AGGATGTAGCAAATTTAACAGCCAGTGATGTGATGAATCGGGTAAACCTGGGATATTTGCAAG ATGAGATGAACGACCACCAGAACACCTTGTCCTACGTCCTGATCAACCCCCCCCCGGACACGCGGCTGGAGCTCAATGACATCGT GTACCTGATCCGCTCCGACCCTCTGGCCCACGTGGCCAACGACGGCCACAGCCgcaagagcagctgcagcaacaAGCTGGGCTCGGGCAACCCCGAGACGCGCGACGAGACCCAGCTGTGA
- the KCNT1 gene encoding potassium channel subfamily T member 1 isoform X5, whose translation MARAKLKNSPSESNSHVKTVPAGTTEDVHGVSPLLPSRRMGSMGSDVGQRPHAEDFSVDSSFSQVQVEFYVNENTFKERLKLFFIKNQRSSLRIRLFNFSLKLLTCLLYIVRVLLDNPEEGIGCWECEKQNYTAFNQSTNINWSHIFWVDRKTPLWAVQVSIALISFLETMLLTYLSYKGNIWEQIFRISFILEMINTVPFIITIFWPPLRNLFIPVFLNCWLAKYALENMINDLHRAIQRTQSAMFNQVLILICTLLCLVFTGTCGIQHLERAGEKLSLFKSFYFCIVTFSTVGYGDVTPKIWPSQLLVVIMICVALVVLPLQFEELVYLWMERQKSGGNYSRHRAQTEKHVVLCVSSLKIDLLMDFLNEFYAHPRLQDYYVVILCPTEMDIQVRRVLQIPLWSQRVIYLQGSALKDQDLMRAKMDNGEACFILSSRNEVDRTAADHQTILRAWAVKDFAPNCPLYVQILKPENKFHVKFADHVVCEEECKYAMLALNCVCPATSTLITLLVHTSRGQEGQESPEQWQRMYGRCSGNEVYHIRMGDSKFFMEYEGKSFTYAAFHAHKKYGVCLIGIRREENKSILLNPGPRHIMAASDTCFYINITKEENSAFIFKQEEKQKKKGFAGRGSYDGPSRLPVHSIIASMGTVAMDLQNTECRPANSSKLALPAENGSGTRRPSIAPVLELADTSSLLPCDLLSDQSEDEMTQSDEEGSAVLEYVKGYPPNSPYIGSSPTLCHLLPEKAPFCCLRLDKGCKHNSFEDAKAYGFKNKLIIVSAETAGNGLYNFIVPLRAYYRSRKELNPIVLLLDNKPEHHFLEAICCFPMVYYMEGTIDNLDSLLQCGIIYADNLVVVDKESTMSAEEDYMADAKTIVNVQTMFRLFPSLSIITELTHPSNMRFMQFRAKDSYSLALSKLEKRERENGSNLAFMFRLPFAAGRVFSISMLDTLLYQSFVKDYMITITRLLLGLDTTPGSGYLCAMKITEDDLWIRTYGRLFQKLCSSSAEIPIGIYRTESHMFATSEPHDIRAQSQISINVEDCEDTKDVKEHWGIKTSHHRNSCSSDQSEHPLLRRKSMQWARRLSRKGNKHSSKTAEWISQQRLSLYRRSERQELSELVKNRMKHLGLPTTGYEDVANLTASDVMNRVNLGYLQDEMNDHQNTLSYVLINPPPDTRLELNDIVYLIRSDPLAHVANDGHSRKSSCSNKLGSGNPETRDETQL comes from the exons GGTGCAGGTCGAGTTCTACGTGAATGAAAACACCTTCAAGGAGCGGCTGAAGCTCTTCTTCATCAAAAACCAGCGATCGA GCCTGAGGATCCGGCTCTTCAACTTCTCCCTGAAGCTGCTGACGTGCCTGCTGTACATCGTGCGAGTGCTGCTGGACAACCCCGAGGAGGGCATCGGCTG CTGGGAATGTGAGAAGCAGAATTACACAGCCTTCAACCAGTCCACCAACATCAACTG GTCCCACATCTTTTGGGTGGACAGGAAAACCCCTCTGTGGGCCGTGCAG gtcaGCATCGCCCTCATCAGCTTCCTGGAGACCATGCTGCTCACCTATCTCAGCTACAAG GGGAACATCTGGGAGCAGATTTTTCGCATTTCCTTCATCCTGGAGATGATCAACACGGTGCCGTTCATCATCACG ATATTCTGGCCTCCTTTGCGGAATTTGTTCATTCCTGTGTTTCTGAACTGCTGGCTGGCCAAGTACGCCCTGGAGAACATGATT AACGATCTGCACCGAGCCATCCAAAGGACACAGTCAGCAATGTTCAACCAGGTGCTCATCCTCATCTGCACCCTCCTGTGTCTCGTTTTCACGGG gacctgcGGCATCCAGCACTTAGAAAGAGCAGGTGAGAAGCTCTCCCTCTTCAAGTCCTTCTATTTCTGCATCGTCACCTTTTCCACCGTGGGCTACGGAGACGTGACACCAAAGATCTGGCCTTCCCAGCTGCTCGTGGTGATCATGATCTGCGTGGCCCTGGTGGTGCTGCCTCTCCAG TTCGAGGAGCTGGTGTACCTGTGGATGGAGCGGCAGAAGTCGGGGGGCAACTACAGCCGGCACCGCGCGCAGACCGAGAAGCACGTGGTGCTGTGCGTCAGCTCCCTCAAGATCGACCTCCTCATGGACTTCCTCAACGAGTTCTACGCCCACCCTCGCCTGCAG GATTACTACGTGGTGATCCTGTGCCCCACGGAGATGGACATCCAGGTGCGGCGCGTGCTGCAGATCCCCCTGTGGTCCCAGAGGGTCATCTAcctccagggctctgcactCAAGGACCAGGACCTGATGAGAGCCAA GATGGACAATGGAGAAGCTTGCTTCATCCTCAGCAGCCGGAACGAGGTGGACAGAACAGCAGCT GACCACCAGACCATCCTGAGGGCCTGGGCTGTCAAAGACTTTGCTCCAAACTGTCCTCTCTACGTTCAGATCTTAAagccagaaaataaattccatgtCAAGTTTGCAg ATCACGTTGTGTGTGAGGAGGAGTGCAAATACGCCATGCTGGCCCTGAACTGTGTCTGCCCTGCCACCTCCACCCTCATCACGCTGCTGGTGCACACCTCCCGTGGCCA gGAGGGCCAGGAGTCTCCGGAGCAGTGGCAGCGGATGTACGGGCGCTGCTCGGGCAATGAGGTCTATCACATCCGCATGGGGGACAGCAAGTTCTTCATGGAGTACGAGGGCAAGAGCTTCACCTACGCCGCCTTCCACGCGCACAAGAA GTACGGTGTCTGCCTGATCGGCATCCGCAGGGAGGAGAACAAGAGCATCCTGCTGAACCCCGGCCCCAGGCACATCATGGCAGCCTCGGACACCTGCTTCTACATCAACATCACCAAGGAGGAGAACTCTGCCTTCATCTTcaagcaggaggagaagcagaagaagaagggCTTTGCGGGCAGGGGCAGCTACGACGGCCCCTCCCGGCTGCCCGTGCACAGCATCATCGCCAGCATGG GTACAGTGGCCATGGACCTGCAGAACACCGAGTGCCGCCCTGCCAACAGCAGCAAGCTGGCCCTGCCTGCCGAGAACGGCTCGGGCACGCGCCGGCCCAGCATCGCCCcggtgctggagctggctgacacctcctccctgctgccctgcgACCTCCTCAGCGACCAGTCCGAGGACGAGATGACGCAGTCGGATGAGGAGGGCTCGGCAGTGCTCGA gtaCGTGAAGGGCTACCCCCCAAACTCGCCCTACATCGGGAGCTCCCCgaccctgtgccacctcctgcccgAGAAAGCCCCGTTCTGCTGCCTGAGGCTGGACAAG GGCTGCAAACACAACAGCTTTGAGGACGCCAAGGCCTACGGGTTCAAGAACAAGCTGATCATCGTTTCTGCAGAGACAGCGGGGAACGGCCTCTACAACTTCATCGTCCCGCTGCGCGCCTACTACCGCTCCCGCAAGGAGCTCAACCCCAtcgtgctgctgctggacaaCAA GCCTGAGCACCACTTTCTGGAGGCCATCTGCTGTTTCCCCATGGTTTACTACATGGAGGGCACCATTGACAA CCTGGACAGTTTGCTGCAGTGTGGCATCATCTACGCTGACAACTTGGTGGTGGTGGACAAGGAGAGCACCATGAGTGCCGAGGAGGACTACATGGCAGATGCCAAGACCATTGTCAACGTCCAGACCATGTTCAG GCTCTTCCCCAGCCTCAGCATTATCACGGAGCTGACCCACCCCTCCAACATGAGGTTCATGCAGTTCAGAGCAAAGGACAGTTACTCTCTGGCCCTTTCCAAGCTAGAAAAG AGAGAGCGAGAGAAcggctccaacctggccttcatGTTCCGGCTGCCCTTCGCCGCCGGGAGAGTCTTCAGCATCAGCATGTTGGACACGCTGCTCTACCAG TCATTCGTGAAGGATTACATGATCACCATCACTCGGCTGCTGCTGGGCCTCGACACCACGCCGGGCTCCGGGTACCTCTGTGCG ATGAAGATCACTGAGGACGACCTGTGGATCCGGACGTACGGACGCCTGTTCCAgaagctctgctcctccagtgCCGAGATCCCCATTGGGATCTACAGGACGGAGTCGCACATGTTCGCCACCTCCGAG ccccacgACATCCGAGCGCAG TCACAGATCTCAATCAATGTTGAGGACTGCGAGGACACCAAGGATGTCAAGGAGCACTGGGGCATCAAGACGAGCCACCACCGCAACTCGTGCTCCAGCGACCAGTCCGAGCACCCCCTGCTGCGGCGCAAGAGCATGCAGTGGGCGCGGCGGCTCAGCAGGAAGGGCAACAAGCACTCCAGCAAGACGGCCGAGTGGATCAGCCAGCAGCGCCTCAGCCTGTACCGCCGCTCCGAGCGCCAGGAGCTCTCCGAGCTCGTCAAGAACCGTATGAAGCACCTGGGCCTGCCCACCACCGGGTACG AGGATGTAGCAAATTTAACAGCCAGTGATGTGATGAATCGGGTAAACCTGGGATATTTGCAAG ATGAGATGAACGACCACCAGAACACCTTGTCCTACGTCCTGATCAACCCCCCCCCGGACACGCGGCTGGAGCTCAATGACATCGT GTACCTGATCCGCTCCGACCCTCTGGCCCACGTGGCCAACGACGGCCACAGCCgcaagagcagctgcagcaacaAGCTGGGCTCGGGCAACCCCGAGACGCGCGACGAGACCCAGCTGTGA
- the KCNT1 gene encoding potassium channel subfamily T member 1 isoform X6 translates to MARAKLKNSPSESNSHVKTVPAGTTEDVHGVSPLLPSRRMGSMGSDVGQRPHAEDFSVDSSFSQVQVEFYVNENTFKERLKLFFIKNQRSSLRIRLFNFSLKLLTCLLYIVRVLLDNPEEGIGCWECEKQNYTAFNQSTNINWSHIFWVDRKTPLWAVQVSIALISFLETMLLTYLSYKGNIWEQIFRISFILEMINTVPFIITIFWPPLRNLFIPVFLNCWLAKYALENMINDLHRAIQRTQSAMFNQVLILICTLLCLVFTGTCGIQHLERAGEKLSLFKSFYFCIVTFSTVGYGDVTPKIWPSQLLVVIMICVALVVLPLQFEELVYLWMERQKSGGNYSRHRAQTEKHVVLCVSSLKIDLLMDFLNEFYAHPRLQDYYVVILCPTEMDIQVRRVLQIPLWSQRVIYLQGSALKDQDLMRAKMDNGEACFILSSRNEVDRTAADHQTILRAWAVKDFAPNCPLYVQILKPENKFHVKFADHVVCEEECKYAMLALNCVCPATSTLITLLVHTSRGQEGQESPEQWQRMYGRCSGNEVYHIRMGDSKFFMEYEGKSFTYAAFHAHKKYGVCLIGIRREENKSILLNPGPRHIMAASDTCFYINITKEENSAFIFKQEEKQKKKGFAGRGSYDGPSRLPVHSIIASMGTVAMDLQNTECRPANSSKLALPAENGSGTRRPSIAPVLELADTSSLLPCDLLSDQSEDEMTQSDEEGSAVLEYVKGYPPNSPYIGSSPTLCHLLPEKAPFCCLRLDKGCKHNSFEDAKAYGFKNKLIIVSAETAGNGLYNFIVPLRAYYRSRKELNPIVLLLDNKPEHHFLEAICCFPMVYYMEGTIDNLDSLLQCGIIYADNLVVVDKESTMSAEEDYMADAKTIVNVQTMFRLFPSLSIITELTHPSNMRFMQFRAKDSYSLALSKLEKRERENGSNLAFMFRLPFAAGRVFSISMLDTLLYQSFVKDYMITITRLLLGLDTTPGSGYLCAMKITEDDLWIRTYGRLFQKLCSSSAEIPIGIYRTESHMFATSEPHDIRAQSQISINVEDCEDTKDVKEHWGIKTSHHRNSCSSDQSEHPLLRRKSMQWARRLSRKGNKHSSKTAEWISQQRLSLYRRSERQELSELVKNRMKHLGLPTTGYDEMNDHQNTLSYVLINPPPDTRLELNDIVYLIRSDPLAHVANDGHSRKSSCSNKLGSGNPETRDETQL, encoded by the exons GGTGCAGGTCGAGTTCTACGTGAATGAAAACACCTTCAAGGAGCGGCTGAAGCTCTTCTTCATCAAAAACCAGCGATCGA GCCTGAGGATCCGGCTCTTCAACTTCTCCCTGAAGCTGCTGACGTGCCTGCTGTACATCGTGCGAGTGCTGCTGGACAACCCCGAGGAGGGCATCGGCTG CTGGGAATGTGAGAAGCAGAATTACACAGCCTTCAACCAGTCCACCAACATCAACTG GTCCCACATCTTTTGGGTGGACAGGAAAACCCCTCTGTGGGCCGTGCAG gtcaGCATCGCCCTCATCAGCTTCCTGGAGACCATGCTGCTCACCTATCTCAGCTACAAG GGGAACATCTGGGAGCAGATTTTTCGCATTTCCTTCATCCTGGAGATGATCAACACGGTGCCGTTCATCATCACG ATATTCTGGCCTCCTTTGCGGAATTTGTTCATTCCTGTGTTTCTGAACTGCTGGCTGGCCAAGTACGCCCTGGAGAACATGATT AACGATCTGCACCGAGCCATCCAAAGGACACAGTCAGCAATGTTCAACCAGGTGCTCATCCTCATCTGCACCCTCCTGTGTCTCGTTTTCACGGG gacctgcGGCATCCAGCACTTAGAAAGAGCAGGTGAGAAGCTCTCCCTCTTCAAGTCCTTCTATTTCTGCATCGTCACCTTTTCCACCGTGGGCTACGGAGACGTGACACCAAAGATCTGGCCTTCCCAGCTGCTCGTGGTGATCATGATCTGCGTGGCCCTGGTGGTGCTGCCTCTCCAG TTCGAGGAGCTGGTGTACCTGTGGATGGAGCGGCAGAAGTCGGGGGGCAACTACAGCCGGCACCGCGCGCAGACCGAGAAGCACGTGGTGCTGTGCGTCAGCTCCCTCAAGATCGACCTCCTCATGGACTTCCTCAACGAGTTCTACGCCCACCCTCGCCTGCAG GATTACTACGTGGTGATCCTGTGCCCCACGGAGATGGACATCCAGGTGCGGCGCGTGCTGCAGATCCCCCTGTGGTCCCAGAGGGTCATCTAcctccagggctctgcactCAAGGACCAGGACCTGATGAGAGCCAA GATGGACAATGGAGAAGCTTGCTTCATCCTCAGCAGCCGGAACGAGGTGGACAGAACAGCAGCT GACCACCAGACCATCCTGAGGGCCTGGGCTGTCAAAGACTTTGCTCCAAACTGTCCTCTCTACGTTCAGATCTTAAagccagaaaataaattccatgtCAAGTTTGCAg ATCACGTTGTGTGTGAGGAGGAGTGCAAATACGCCATGCTGGCCCTGAACTGTGTCTGCCCTGCCACCTCCACCCTCATCACGCTGCTGGTGCACACCTCCCGTGGCCA gGAGGGCCAGGAGTCTCCGGAGCAGTGGCAGCGGATGTACGGGCGCTGCTCGGGCAATGAGGTCTATCACATCCGCATGGGGGACAGCAAGTTCTTCATGGAGTACGAGGGCAAGAGCTTCACCTACGCCGCCTTCCACGCGCACAAGAA GTACGGTGTCTGCCTGATCGGCATCCGCAGGGAGGAGAACAAGAGCATCCTGCTGAACCCCGGCCCCAGGCACATCATGGCAGCCTCGGACACCTGCTTCTACATCAACATCACCAAGGAGGAGAACTCTGCCTTCATCTTcaagcaggaggagaagcagaagaagaagggCTTTGCGGGCAGGGGCAGCTACGACGGCCCCTCCCGGCTGCCCGTGCACAGCATCATCGCCAGCATGG GTACAGTGGCCATGGACCTGCAGAACACCGAGTGCCGCCCTGCCAACAGCAGCAAGCTGGCCCTGCCTGCCGAGAACGGCTCGGGCACGCGCCGGCCCAGCATCGCCCcggtgctggagctggctgacacctcctccctgctgccctgcgACCTCCTCAGCGACCAGTCCGAGGACGAGATGACGCAGTCGGATGAGGAGGGCTCGGCAGTGCTCGA gtaCGTGAAGGGCTACCCCCCAAACTCGCCCTACATCGGGAGCTCCCCgaccctgtgccacctcctgcccgAGAAAGCCCCGTTCTGCTGCCTGAGGCTGGACAAG GGCTGCAAACACAACAGCTTTGAGGACGCCAAGGCCTACGGGTTCAAGAACAAGCTGATCATCGTTTCTGCAGAGACAGCGGGGAACGGCCTCTACAACTTCATCGTCCCGCTGCGCGCCTACTACCGCTCCCGCAAGGAGCTCAACCCCAtcgtgctgctgctggacaaCAA GCCTGAGCACCACTTTCTGGAGGCCATCTGCTGTTTCCCCATGGTTTACTACATGGAGGGCACCATTGACAA CCTGGACAGTTTGCTGCAGTGTGGCATCATCTACGCTGACAACTTGGTGGTGGTGGACAAGGAGAGCACCATGAGTGCCGAGGAGGACTACATGGCAGATGCCAAGACCATTGTCAACGTCCAGACCATGTTCAG GCTCTTCCCCAGCCTCAGCATTATCACGGAGCTGACCCACCCCTCCAACATGAGGTTCATGCAGTTCAGAGCAAAGGACAGTTACTCTCTGGCCCTTTCCAAGCTAGAAAAG AGAGAGCGAGAGAAcggctccaacctggccttcatGTTCCGGCTGCCCTTCGCCGCCGGGAGAGTCTTCAGCATCAGCATGTTGGACACGCTGCTCTACCAG TCATTCGTGAAGGATTACATGATCACCATCACTCGGCTGCTGCTGGGCCTCGACACCACGCCGGGCTCCGGGTACCTCTGTGCG ATGAAGATCACTGAGGACGACCTGTGGATCCGGACGTACGGACGCCTGTTCCAgaagctctgctcctccagtgCCGAGATCCCCATTGGGATCTACAGGACGGAGTCGCACATGTTCGCCACCTCCGAG ccccacgACATCCGAGCGCAG TCACAGATCTCAATCAATGTTGAGGACTGCGAGGACACCAAGGATGTCAAGGAGCACTGGGGCATCAAGACGAGCCACCACCGCAACTCGTGCTCCAGCGACCAGTCCGAGCACCCCCTGCTGCGGCGCAAGAGCATGCAGTGGGCGCGGCGGCTCAGCAGGAAGGGCAACAAGCACTCCAGCAAGACGGCCGAGTGGATCAGCCAGCAGCGCCTCAGCCTGTACCGCCGCTCCGAGCGCCAGGAGCTCTCCGAGCTCGTCAAGAACCGTATGAAGCACCTGGGCCTGCCCACCACCGGGTACG ATGAGATGAACGACCACCAGAACACCTTGTCCTACGTCCTGATCAACCCCCCCCCGGACACGCGGCTGGAGCTCAATGACATCGT GTACCTGATCCGCTCCGACCCTCTGGCCCACGTGGCCAACGACGGCCACAGCCgcaagagcagctgcagcaacaAGCTGGGCTCGGGCAACCCCGAGACGCGCGACGAGACCCAGCTGTGA